The following are encoded in a window of Amblyraja radiata isolate CabotCenter1 chromosome 7, sAmbRad1.1.pri, whole genome shotgun sequence genomic DNA:
- the LOC116975364 gene encoding leucine-rich repeat-containing protein 3-like: protein MLQIGMPWLQLKTASSVALGGLLLLLSSVQAATTTCPRSCLCFAKNGKFVRCTGKNLKEIPKDLPADTVSLYLNSNRITKIPNNAFKDLNLLKELDLSKNAIESIDTGAFKGIPDGLKMLDLSSNQIQSVPKEVFGKIKAKIRLSNNPWHCECTLQQVIQELTLDPETVNDFICQSSVQEEYTGKPLIQILNSGINFCNIHQKTTDIAMFITMFGWFTMVISYIVYYVHQNQEDARRHLEYLKSLPSTQITKEFDTISTVL, encoded by the coding sequence ATGTTGCAGATAGGCATGCCATGGCTCCAGCTCAAGACTGCATCATCTGTGGCCTTGGGTGGTCTCTTGCTGCTGTTATCTTCAGTTCAAGCGGCCACCACCACATGTCCCAGAAGCTGCCTGTGTTTTGCAAAGAATGGCAAGTTTGTACGCTGCACTGGCAAGAACCTGAAAGAAATTCCCAAAGACCTCCCTGCTGATACTGTGTCCTTATACCTAAACTCCAACAGGATAACCAAAATACCCAACAATGCCTTCAAGGACTTAAACCTACTCAAGGAGCTGGATTTATCCAAAAATGCCATTGAGTCAATAGATACTGGAGCATTTAAAGGAATCCCAGATGGCCTCAAGATGCTCGATCTGTCGAGCAATCAGATCCAGAGTGTACCGAAGGAGGTCTTTggtaaaattaaagcgaagatccGACTCTCCAACAACCCATGGCACTGTGAATGTACGCTGCAGCAGGTCATCCAAGAGTTGACGCTGGACCCAGAGACAGTCAACGACTTCATCTGCCAGTCCTCCGTGCAGGAGGAATACACAGGAAAGCCACTCATTCAGATTCTCAATTCAGGTATCAACTTCTGCAACATTCATCAGAAGACGACTGACATCGCCATGTTCATCACCATGTTTGGCTGGTTCACCATGGTCATATCCTACATCGTGTATTATGTGCACCAGAATCAGGAAGATGCCAGGCGACACCTTGAGTACCTGAAGTCCCTTCCCAGTACACAGATCACCAAGGAGTTTGACACAATCAGTACTGTACTATGA